The following DNA comes from Burkholderia sp. HI2500.
TTTCCAGCCTCGCCGCAGCTTCATTTCTCATACGAAATCAATCATTTCGACATCAATTCAATTTCATTACACAAAATTACACAGATCAAATAATTGCCGTCGCTACGATCGTCCTCAAACAAGAATCGGCGCAGTTCGACCATCGCGCCCGCACCCGCCGGAACAGCGGGAACGCGGTCGGCCTGGCTGACGCCGTGAGGTGCCAGGGAGGCATCGCGCAGTCGCACGACTGCATTTACTCACCAGCTCGTTACGGGGATCGAACATGGGCTATCAACAGGGCTTGAGCGGGTTGGCCGGCGCGGCGAACCATCTCGACGTGATCGGCAACAACATCGCGAACGCGAACACGGTTGGCTACAAGCAGGGTCGAGCGAACTTCGCCGACATGTACGCGAACTCGGTCGCGACGTCGACCAACACGCAGATCGGCATCGGCACGCGGCTCACGTCGGTGCAGCAACAATTCGGCCAGGGGACGATCAACACGACGAAGTCGTCGCTCGACATCGCGATCAACGGCAACGGCTTCTTCCAGATGTCGAACAACGGCGTGACGACGTACTCGCGTGACGGCGTATTCCACCGCGACAAGAGCGGCGCCATCGTCGACGCGCAGAACCGCAACCTGATGGGCTATGCGGCAGGGCCGGGCGGCGCGATCAACACCGCGGCGACCGTGCCGCTGCAAGCGCCGACCACCAACATCGCGCCGCAGGCGACGACGAAGGTCACCGGCCAGTTCAACCTGAACTCGCAGGACAAGGTGCCGGCCAAGACGCCGTTCAACGCGGGCGACAACACCACGTACAACTACAATTCGTCGATCCAGGTGTACGACACGCTCGGTGGCTCGCAACAGGTGTCGATGTATTTCGCGAAGAACGCGGCAGGTACCTGGCAGGCCTACGCGGGCGTGCAGGGCCAGACGCCGACGAATCTCGGCACCGTCACGTTCGACGCATCGGGCCGGATCAGCTCGACGACGTCGGCCGCAACCGGCCAGCCGACGCCGAGCCTCGGCCAGTTCGCGTTCTCGATCCCCAACGCGTCGGGCGGCGCCAATCCGCAAAACCTGACGCTCGACCTGACCGGCACGACGCAGTTCGGCGGGAAAAGCGGCGTGAACAACCTCGCACAGGATGGCTTCGCGAGCGGCACGCTGACGACGTTCTCGATCGGCAGCGACGGCAAGCTCACCGGCAATTACTCGAACGGCCAGAGCGCGGTGCTCGGCCTGATCGCGCTCGCGAACTTCAACAACCCGAACGGGCTCGAGAACATCGGCGGCAACCAGTATGTGGAAACCACCGCGTCGGGCGTGCCGCAGATCTCCGCGCCGGGCAGCACGAACCACGGCACGCTGCAGGGGAGCGCGCTGGAAAACTCGAACGTCAACCTGACGACCGAGCTCGTGAACCTGATCAAGGCGCAGCGCGATTACCAGGCCAACGCGCAGACGATCAAGACCCAGCAGGCCGTCGACCAGACGCTCCTGAACATGCGCTGACCCGCACATGAAAAACGCGCCGCGCCAGCCTTGATATCGTCAAGGCCGACGCGGCGCGCAATCTTGTGCACCGCGGCCCGCATCTCGCGGGCCGGACACGCCACTTACTTGTCGAGCAGGATGCGCAGCATGCGGCGCAGCGGCTCGGCCGCGCCCCACAGCAGCTGGTCGCCGACCGTGAACGCCGACAGGTATTCACCGCCCATCGCGAGCTTGCGCAGGCGGCCGACCGGCACCGTCAGCGTGCCCGTGACGTTCGCCGGCGACAGGTCGCGCATCGACGCTTCACGCTCGTTCGGCACGACCTTCACCCAGTCGTTCGCCGATGCGAGGATGCCGTTGATCTCGTCGAGCGGCACGTCCTTGTTCAGCTTGATCGTCAGTGCCTGCGAGTGGCAGCGCATTGCGCCGATTCGCACGCACAGGCCGTCGACCGGGATCGAACCCGGCTCGCCCATCGCCGGCTTGCCGAGGATCTTGTTGGTTTCCGCGCCGCCCTTCCACTCTTCCTTCGACATCCCGTTACCGAGATCCTTGTCGATCCACGGAATCAGCGAGCCGGCGAGCGGCACGCCGAAGTTGCTCGTCGGCATCGCGTCGCTGTTCATCGCGGCCAGCACGCGGCGGTCGATGTCGAGGATCGCGGAAGCCGGATCGGCGAGCTGCGCCTGAACCGCGCCGTTCAGCGTGCCCATCTGCGCCAGCAGCTCGCGCATGTTCTGCGCGCCCGCGCCCGATGCGGCCTGGTAGGTCATCGCCGTCATCCAGTCGACGAGGTTCTCGCGGAACAGGCCGCCGAGCGCCATCAGCATCAGGCTGACCGTGCAGTTGCCGCCGATGAAATTCTTCTGGCCCTTGACCAGCGCGTCCTTGATCACGTCGAGGTTGACCGGATCGAGGATGATGACCGCGTCGTCCTTCATCCGCAGCGACGATGCCGCATCGATCCAGTAGCCGTTCCAGCCGGCCGCGCGCAGCTTCGGGAACACGTCGTTCGTGTAGTCGCCGCCCTGGCACGTGATGATCACGTCGCACTTCTTCAGCTCGTCGACGTTGGTCGCGTCCTTGAGCGTAGTCTCGTTTTTCGCGAACGACGGCGCTTTGCCGCCCGTGTTGCTGGTGCTGAAAAACACCGGTTCGATCAGGTCGAAATCGCCCTCTTCCTGCATGCGCTGCATCAGGACGCTGCCGACCATGCCGCGCCAACCTACGAGACCTACGTTCATGACTAACCCTTTGATGGAGCTTCCCCGCCATTCCGTCCCCGGTGTGACCGCGCGGGGAAATAGGCGGGCACGACGGACGATCAGCGTTTAATGATCGTTTTCGTGGTAATGGTTTTCGTGATGACGATGGCGCGCGCACCCGCACGGGCTGTGTTGCCGTGGAGTTTCAAGACCGGGGAGATCAGGGAAAGATGCGCCATCGTTCGAGTCTACACAAAGCCGGTGGCCCGCACAACGGCCAACCGCATGCGAACCGGCCGATTTCGCGGCCTGTTCGCGCCCTTTCTACATGATCGCGTTACAGCGCCGCGACCACCGCGTCGCCCATCGCCGTCGTGCCGACCTGCAGGCAACCCGGCGTCGCGATATCGCCCGTGCGGTAGCCCTGTTCGAGCACCGTTTTCACCGCACGCTCGATGCGATCGGCCTGCTCCGCGCGATTCAGCGAGTAGCGCAGCATCATCGCGGCCGACAGGATCGTCGCGAGCGGATTCGCGATGCCCTTGCCCGCGATGTCCGGCGCCGAACCGTGCGACGGCTCGTACAGGCCCTTGTTGTTCTTGTCGAGCGACGCCGACGGCAGCATGCCGATCGAGCCCGTCAGCATCGACGCTTCATCCGACAGGATGTCGCCGAACATGTTGCCGGTGACGATCACGTCGAACTGCTTCGGCGCCTTCGCGAGCTGCATCGCCGCGTTGTCGACGTACATGTGCGACAGCTCGACGTCCGCGTATTCCTTCGACACGTCGATCATGATGTCGCGCCAGAACTGCGACGTCTCGAGCACGTTCGCCTTGTCGACCGACAGCAGCTTCTTCGCGCGCTTGCGGGCCGCCTGGAACGCGACGTGCGCGATGCGGCGCACTTCCGGTTCCGAATAGCGCATCGTGTCGAAGCCTTCGCGCTCGCCCGCGAACAGGCCGTCCGGTGCGGCGCGCACGCCGCGCGGCTGGCCGAAGTAGATGTCGCCGTTCAGTTCGCGCACGATCAGGATGTCGAGGCCCGCGACCAGCTCGGGCTTCAGCGGCGAGGCATCGACGAGCTGCGGATAGCAGATCGCCGGGCGGAAGTTCGCGAACAGCTCGAGGTGCTTGCGCAGCCCGAGGATCGCCTGCTCGGGGCGCAGCGCGCGCTCGAGCGAGTCGTACTTCCAGTCGCCCACGGCGCCGAACAGGATCGCGTCGGCTTCCTTCGCGAGCGTCAGCGTCGCGTCGGGCAGCGGATGGCCGCTTGCCTCGTAGCCCGCGCCGCCGACCGGCGCCTGTTCGAGTTCGAACTTCTCGTCGAGTGCGTTCAGCACCTTCACCGCTTCATTGACGATTTCCGGACCGATGCCGTCGCCGGGCAGCACTGCAATCTTCATGCGAAATTCCTGACTGGGTAGGTTTTTATGGAGGCGGGCCGGCGAACGCGCCGCCGGCGCGCCCGCCCGAAAGGCGATCTCAGCCGACCAGCTTGGTGTTGAGCCACGGCTGCTTCACGAGACGCTCGGCCTCGAACTGGCGGATCTTGTCCGCGTGGCGCAGCGTGAGGCCGATGTCGTCGAAGCCGTTCAGCAGGCAGTACTTGCGGAACGCCGCGATCTCGAACGGATACTCGCGGCCGTCGCCCGTGCGCACGACTTGCGCGTCGAGGTCGACCGTGACTTCGAAACCGTTGAACGCGACCGTCTCGTTGAACAGGTGATCGACCTGCTGCTCGGTCAGCACGATCGGCAGCAGGCCGTTCTTGTAGC
Coding sequences within:
- the flgE gene encoding flagellar hook protein FlgE codes for the protein MGYQQGLSGLAGAANHLDVIGNNIANANTVGYKQGRANFADMYANSVATSTNTQIGIGTRLTSVQQQFGQGTINTTKSSLDIAINGNGFFQMSNNGVTTYSRDGVFHRDKSGAIVDAQNRNLMGYAAGPGGAINTAATVPLQAPTTNIAPQATTKVTGQFNLNSQDKVPAKTPFNAGDNTTYNYNSSIQVYDTLGGSQQVSMYFAKNAAGTWQAYAGVQGQTPTNLGTVTFDASGRISSTTSAATGQPTPSLGQFAFSIPNASGGANPQNLTLDLTGTTQFGGKSGVNNLAQDGFASGTLTTFSIGSDGKLTGNYSNGQSAVLGLIALANFNNPNGLENIGGNQYVETTASGVPQISAPGSTNHGTLQGSALENSNVNLTTELVNLIKAQRDYQANAQTIKTQQAVDQTLLNMR
- the asd gene encoding aspartate-semialdehyde dehydrogenase encodes the protein MNVGLVGWRGMVGSVLMQRMQEEGDFDLIEPVFFSTSNTGGKAPSFAKNETTLKDATNVDELKKCDVIITCQGGDYTNDVFPKLRAAGWNGYWIDAASSLRMKDDAVIILDPVNLDVIKDALVKGQKNFIGGNCTVSLMLMALGGLFRENLVDWMTAMTYQAASGAGAQNMRELLAQMGTLNGAVQAQLADPASAILDIDRRVLAAMNSDAMPTSNFGVPLAGSLIPWIDKDLGNGMSKEEWKGGAETNKILGKPAMGEPGSIPVDGLCVRIGAMRCHSQALTIKLNKDVPLDEINGILASANDWVKVVPNEREASMRDLSPANVTGTLTVPVGRLRKLAMGGEYLSAFTVGDQLLWGAAEPLRRMLRILLDK
- the leuB gene encoding 3-isopropylmalate dehydrogenase encodes the protein MKIAVLPGDGIGPEIVNEAVKVLNALDEKFELEQAPVGGAGYEASGHPLPDATLTLAKEADAILFGAVGDWKYDSLERALRPEQAILGLRKHLELFANFRPAICYPQLVDASPLKPELVAGLDILIVRELNGDIYFGQPRGVRAAPDGLFAGEREGFDTMRYSEPEVRRIAHVAFQAARKRAKKLLSVDKANVLETSQFWRDIMIDVSKEYADVELSHMYVDNAAMQLAKAPKQFDVIVTGNMFGDILSDEASMLTGSIGMLPSASLDKNNKGLYEPSHGSAPDIAGKGIANPLATILSAAMMLRYSLNRAEQADRIERAVKTVLEQGYRTGDIATPGCLQVGTTAMGDAVVAAL